Proteins from one Pleuronectes platessa chromosome 16, fPlePla1.1, whole genome shotgun sequence genomic window:
- the pex12 gene encoding peroxisome assembly protein 12, which translates to MAQAGAHLTSTAGNEQPSIFEVVAQETLMDALKPALRHALKVLAECSPARFGVLWRRFDELYLLLDLLLQNHFLSHCSASFSENFYGLKRVSGGRGFPVRLGLHRKSHWRSLLLLCLVPYLRAKLEATLAKQRDEEDFSIQLARSRGRRLYRAAVAAYPYVSSAWQAWVFCQQLLFVFGVSKTHSPLLWLARVRLARLNAQDVRDMELKSGDTTDLTDKSLVMRAWWVMSQAARGVALSLSTSLSMGVFFLQFLEWWYSSDNQSTVKTLTSLPAPPPPLHLQEEAPSLSEKLSDGTPPGSGGRNCRLCRRLCTNCTVLSTSGFVFCYRCVYMYVKAKRRCPVTGFPTELQHLIKIYSPESG; encoded by the exons ATGGCTCAGGCCGGAGCTCACCTGACGTCCACCGCCGGGAACGAGCAGCCGTCCATCTTCGAGGTCGTGGCGCAGGAGACTCTGATGGACGCTCTCAAACCTGCACTGAGACACGCCCTCAAG GTCCTGGCAGAGTGCAGCCCGGCTCGGTTTGGCGTTCTGTGGCGACGCTTTGATGAGCTCTACCTGCTGCtggacctcctcctccagaaccACTTCCTGTCCCACTGCAGCGCCTCCTTCTCTGAGAACTTCTACGGCCTGAAACGGGTTTCAGGTGGGCGGGGCTTTCCTGTCCGCCTGGGGCTGCACAGGAAGTCGCACTGGCGATCGCTTCTACTTCTGTGTTTGGTGCCGTACCTGCGGGCCAAGCTGGAGGCCACGCTGGCCAAGCAGAGGGACGAGGAGGACTTCTCCATCCAGCTGGCGCGGTCCAGGGGCCGGAGGCTGTACCGGGCGGCGGTGGCAGCTTACCCGTACGTCAGCTCAGCCTGGCAGGCCTGGGTCTTCTGCCAGCAGCTGCTCTTTGTCTTCGGAGTCTCTAAGACCCATAGTCCTCTGCTGTGGTTAGCCAGGGTGAGACTGGCACGACTCAACGCCCAAGATGTCAGAGACATGGAGCTGAAGAGCGGCGACACCACCGACCTCACGGACAAGAG CCTGGTGATGAGGGCATGGTGGGTGATGTCACAGGCAGCGAGGGGCGTggccctctccctctccacctccctctccatgGGCGTCTTCTTCCTGCAGTTCCTGGAGTGGTGGTACTCCTCCGACAACCAGAGCACCGTGAAAACACTCACCTCCCTGCCTGCTCCTCCGCCCCCCCtccacctgcaggaggaggctcCATCGCTCTCGGAGAAGCTCAGCGACGGAACTCCTCCGGGCTCCGGCGGCAGGAACTGTCGTCTTTGCCGAAGACTCTGCACCAACTGCACCGTGCTGTCGACCTCGGGCTTCGTGTTCTGTTACCGCTGCGTCTACATGTACGTGAAGGCAAAGCGCCGCTGCCCGGTCACTGGGTTTCCCACCGAGCTGCAGCACCTCATCAAGATCTACTCACCGGAGAGCGGCTGA